In Gossypium arboreum isolate Shixiya-1 chromosome 3, ASM2569848v2, whole genome shotgun sequence, the sequence CGTAGTAATTTTCTTGAAAGTTAACCTTGTGCATTACTTATCCTGAAGTTGTTCGAGTTAAACTTTGAATGAGATTTATGGAAAAACTTCATTGATATTCTCAAGTAGGGAATACTTAGAACTTAAAACCAGGAGCTTCTATATTAGTAGTACTCTATTATGGAGTTGTTACATTTGTGATGTTGGGATTGATAGTTTAACTCATCAAATGGGGACCAAAACCTTCTAGCTCATTAAAGGGTGATTGAAACCTTAGAACCTGAACTGCTAGGGGTTCAAAATTGATTAGAGTATTTGCCTTTAGTTTGATTCTTATTTTTGTCCATCCTGCAGAACTCTAAGGGAGTTGTCTACCTTAATGTACTGACACTTTAAACTTTTTTTATGCATTAATAATTTTCCTTTTAAATAGAGGTTTACAATTCTAAGAAAGCAAAAATATAACAGCAAACTATCTTAATTTGTTAGGAAAGTTTATTTAAACTAATAAGCAAGTTCTAGGGAATAAAATCAGAATCAAATCCTATTGAAGATATGTTGACCATTGACTACTGACAGGCTTGTTAATCAAGGCTGATCTGATTTCTTAAGGCTAAAAGTATTGGGATTTTATTGATTCTATTTCTTGTGAAGATTGTATTTCCTTAAGTAGTTCAACATAGTTGTGTATATATATCCATGTAAATACTTGAGTTAATTGATAAGAAAAAGAGTTCCTATCAACAAGATACGCGTTTTACTGAAGACCAATTCCTTTAGtttagtttaaatttaatttgtCCCTGTATGTAATTTTTGTGAATTCTTGTTATTTAGATTTCCTTTTTCTtagtattatttttgttattttcttttatttgtataAATAGGTAACTAAATTCATTAGTAAAATCATCAGTTTTTGGCTTCTCACTCAAAACCTCTTTATGGTATCACAAGCCAATTTTCTCTAACCGAGTGAATAATCTTTCTTTTCCATCAAATCTTCAAGATCGTTATTTGTTCTTTGCTTACTCTTCTATTCATTCCTTCATGGCTCAAGTTGTAACTAATGCCAACGCTCCTCCAACTCCTTCAAGCATCTTGGTTCAATTTAATCCTGTCTCCCAGCTTCCTCTCAAACTCAATGGAAGCTCTAATTCTTCCAATTGGACTATCAATATAGGGTTTGAGTAGAGTTTGATGTCTCTGGGCAATAGGTAGATAGCTAGGTGGCATGGTAGAGTTAGGGTTTGAGTCATTTGGGTGGATGACAAGTTTAGGTCAGGGCGGGTGGATGAAAGCTTAGTTTGTGGTTGGATTTCAATTGATGGTAATTGAGTTTGATTGTGAGGCTTGGGGTGAATAATGGAGTAGGAAGGTTTTTTGGATCAGGTTTAAAGAAAAAAGATGACTTGTTGTATATGAGTTTATAAAGGGCTAATGAATAAGATAAGGAAGTGGAGTTGGTATGACTACCACGGTTTTTGTCGAGATGGGTTTAGGAGGGTTTGATGCATAGGATAAGGTAGAGAGATAGGTAGAAGCTGCCATGGTTTGGTTTTGTTCAGTTAGAGGGTTTACCTTCGTATTAATTATACCGCTACTAACCTATTTACTGGCAATTGTTTTATCTATTCCTTGACACATTTGATCAAACAATTGGTTTTCGTTTTAGCAATACTTTTGTGAATATGCTACAATGTATGACCTAATATGTGTTCTTTGTTTGCACATGCTCGAGCTTTTTGCGTATTTCTGCTCTCCACTCTGTCGACCATTGTTTTGCCATTGTTGAGGATTGTTGGCTTTGATGCCACATTCTTACATTCATGATCTTGGGATTGATAGTTCATCTCATTAAATGGAGATTGAAACCTTAAGACTCCTTAGAGAGATGCAAACCTCTTTAAGGTTTTTGATAGAAATTCTGCTTAGCCTTTTATTATTTCATATGTCCCTTTAAATAAGGACCATGCTTATTGCATAAAGAGGAAACGTTTTCTTCAAAGGAAAATAAATAAACTGAAATAAAAACATAATCAAGAAACTTAAGGAAAAAAAATAGGAGCGAATCCAAGCCTTAATTAAAGAACCCAAATTAATGACCTTTCCCAACATAGATTTGACACGTAACATTTGTTTACTAAGTATTAGGAAGCCCAAGGTGCAATTCCTGGTTGAAAATTCCAAGATCATAAAGGTGTTTGTCAACTAATATGGCATCTGCAAAACAACATAATAAGAATGCATAATTATCAGTGCAGTGCTTGGCTAGTTTGTCTGTATACCATCCTCACTAAATGATTACATGTTCACTTATAATACAGCCAATGCCCCTCTTCTTTATGATCACTAATTTTTTTGATCTCTTATATGAAATTTGGATATGCAACTTTCTCTTTTATCTGGATCTAACAAAATTATTCTTCTTAATTCAGGGACATACAGATAGCCACATGGCATTGCTTGATGTTAGTACTAACTCATTAATTGTGGGCGACCATTGTGTGGGGTAAGACTTTTTCGAAAATTCTTGTATAATAGTATAGTATAATAAAAGAATCTAAAAGAAGATGCTTTATAAGTTCGTGCATGAAAAGTACGATTTACGGAACTCTAGTGTTTGCGACAGATATGCATATTGACATTGGTGAGATGAGTGTTTGCAACAGATATGCATATTGACATTGGTGAGATGAGTGTTTGCAATCAGATGTGCATATTGACATTGGTGAGATGAGTGTTGCAATCAGATATGCATATTGACATTGGTAAGATGAGTGTTTGCATATATTTACTTTGGTAGAAAGAAAGATTTGTCTTCTTCTTGATTAAACTAAGGTTGTTTTTGATAAAATTGGGACTCAAAACTGAAAAATAAGTGCTGAAATTTGTACGCTGTATTTGTGCTTTAAAAATTGTTTGCTCTAGAAATTTAAAAGTTCAAAAAAATACAATTAGATTGTTAATTGCAAATGCTGAATCCaaaaaattgtatatttatatttatctGTATAGCATTTGACTTGTATAAAACCATAGATTAATTTGTTTTGAGACAACTTCAATATAGTTTTAGAGATCTTTCTTTCACTCTCCATGTTAGtatactttttttattattagaaACTAGAGGCAAAAATATCACTTGGAAACAAAAGCTTATTATTACTATCCattgatatattttaatacaattaataaaATTGATTAATCTCAAGAAATTTAGAAGTTTGTCTCATTATAATGTCAAAATCATATAtgactgaaaattttactttcatgaaatttatttttgtaaatgaTGAGCTCATTAGGCCTTAGGCTACATGCTATAGCTTTATACCTCTTTCCTCTCAATAAGCTCCGTTCCCTTAGTAAGATTGAACCTAACGCTGTCATTCAAGATGGAAGTCCTAAAGTTATCTAGCCATTGGGACGTTGGAGTGAGACAAGCACATGAACATACAAAAGTAAAGGGAGAAAAAAGAAAGAGATATAAAAAACTTGTACTTATTGAAGTGTGAATAAATTTGCTATAGTAGATGGTAAAACAAGGTTCTACAAAAAGGGTCTTTTGCAAAGGTGTGAAGAGTAAAAGAGATCCATATGTTAAAATTGTTTAGCAACTAGGATTCAATATTAAAATTGTCAAATAGCAAAACTTTTAGATCCATCTTAAGCAAACAAATCGTACATtcattaataattaaaacttaagacttatatatatatattagcttaAAATATATTCTAGCAGGTGATGACATGATAAGTTTTTGTTAGTTTACTTGAAGAAAATAGTTGTGGAGGCAACCTTTTGGCAACTTTGATTTTTCATTAATCAGAATATGTTTCAAAAAATTTAATCTTGCTTAATGAACAGAGCAGTTCCATCAGGCTGGATGTGAACTTTATGTTGTGGGGTGTGCGACTTATGCCCATCCAATCCTATGAATGAAGATGTTTTAATACCTATGGTTTGAGATTGGTCTGTAGCTTTTAAAGGTTTTTAGCATATTAAatatatggattattcacttatgTTCCTATTGTACAATGGGTTGCAGAAGTTTGTGTCTTGAAAGATGAACCCATGAAAGATGACTCGATTTTGAACCTAAACAAATAATATAagcttttctatttttatttcttattttgttCATGGAACTCCCTTGCTAATATGCCTGTTGGTTTGTTACAGTCAAGGAAGTGCTGCTCTGGACATTACTTCTGGTGGAAACATGACTGTAAGTGCATTTAAAAGccatagtatttttttttttttggcatactATTTCAGTGGCTAAATTCAATAAGCTTTATTTATTCAGTTCTTGTTTCCTATCATTTAACTAAACATTAGGTAAAGTTTTTCTttaattgttttttaatttaaatgttatGGGAGAACATGAAAGGCATATTGAGAGTGTAATAGTAGAATTTTATTTTCTGAACCAAGACCATAACCAAGTTGATTGTTGGCATATAATAAATGCATTCTTTCTGAAGTTACTTCTGTTTTGCTTCTTTTAGCATCAAATCTTTTTGTTTGTATGGCTTCTGCTACTATCTATGTTATCAGCTCAATCTTGCCTTGCAGATTTTATTTTCTTCAACATAAAAGAAATGGTTCTATCTCAGTTTTCTTAATGCAACATCATGACTTGAATGGTGCTGATAGCAGTTGGGGAAAGGGAACAGTGCTTACTGTGGAGAAACAGGGGGTGCTTAGTATGTATTGAAACTTGATCAGTTGGGTTTAATTTGCACCTGAATAAAACCCTAACCTCCACGACATTTACTTAGAAAAACCCTTTACCTTTTTATTTGTACCCAAATACTATGTTACATGGACTTGGGTATGCATGTATGCTCAATTTTGTCTAAGTTTTTCTATATATTTAGAGAACTATACCCTCATATCTATGTCCGAATGTGTGTTGGGTATGGATGTTGAATACCTGTATTTTAGGGAAGATGAAAAGTTGGAGTAACGTAGCACAAATAAGCCCAAAATATAAATCAATCTTTTGTTTGAAATAGGAAGTTATTTGGGTACAACTGGAAGAAATGGCCCATCTTGTTACTATAAAAGTATAGGGGCTTACTTAAGAAATGTAGAATAGCTCAGGAGTTGTTTAGAGTATAGGGGCTTTTCTTCTACTTGAGCCTTTTTTATAACATTGTTCCTAAAAGAAATTTCTACTTTTTATGTAGGAATACTTCCAAACAAGTTACAAATTTTTGGAGCTTTCACCACATACCCTGATCCCCATGCATGGGAGAGTCAACCTGTGGCCAAAGAACATGCTTTGTGGATATCTCAAGTATGAAGCTACTACTTCTTTACCCGAAATATTTGGAAATCCGTCTTGGGACCCTAGAAAATCTCTTTTTATAGCTAAACAATTGACAATTAGCATTTCTCATTTCTGATTATCTTTTcaagttttatgttttattttggtAATATCATTCATAGGTACTTACACAAAGTTATGCAATGTTGAGAAATGataagtatgtatatatatatatcaaatctcATTTTGTTTGTTGTACAACAGTATATATGGTGCCATTAATCATTTTTAATGGACAATATGATTCTCTAGCATCATGGAATTGCAAACAACTTAGAATTTTTCTTGACAGAGAAATTCCTTCTTATCAGGAACCGAAGGAATAGAGAAGAAAGCATTTTGAAAGCCATAGAAAATGGAGCAGAGACATTGTTTGACATAGTTGCTAATGTGTATTCTGGGGTAGACTGCAGTTTATGGACTGCTGCTGCATCAAATGTCAGGCTACATGTGGATCATCTAGACCAGCAAAAGAAGCTACCAAAGGTATTATTTACCAAATGTTAGGATAAAATATTTGTCTGTGCTTATAATCGATTGCATGCTTTTATAAAACTGCACTGAGTCTCTACTCGTCATTTTCCTCATATCTAGCATGTATTGttcttaaaattttttgtttgattattaatgttatatAAAATCAAATCAAAGTAACTGAAATTGGTCAACTTGTACTCGTATGGATTAggaaaatgttagattaattacatattttaacaGTACTTTTCAGGTCCATAGTTATACATGAATCTTCAGCATGCTTTATGCTGAAATACTAGTTGAAACATTAGAAGTTCCAGCTGAAATTGCTGGAAACTTGACACCATGATTAGATAGTTGAATATTTTCTCAAGCATGCTTTTAAATGATTATTTTCCTATATTAGTTGGTATTGTGTTCTGTTATCTCTCATTAGATTTCATATGGTCCTAGATTCTACGTTGGGTCTCTCCATACAAAGCCAATTGGTTTTACGTTAGAAGTTTAACATGGTATTAGAGCCCAAGGTGATTTTGTTCTTGTTGCCTCTTATGAGTTTGTAATATGGTCAGCCCTTTCTCGGTTTTTAGCCCCCTTACATGTCAGGGAACTGTTGGGGTGGTGTTATGTCACACTGGTTAAGTACCTCTCTTTTGGTTGTTAGTATTGGGTTTATACTTGACGAGTGTGGAGTGATATTTTTCACATTGGTAAGTCTTGGGTTTCTTGTACTCTTATATCAAGTTGAGTGTTTCCATTTATCTTCGATGCAATTAGAATTCTTCTTTACGAATTGGATAATATTTATTGATATTTACAATAAAGatatttgaaatgataatttaGAAATAACAAGTAAAACTGTGGTCAATACAAAATTTTTTCAACGTAAGTGTATGTAAGGAAAGATTTAACTAGTCACTGGAACTAAGAATGTATTACATTATAGATTATTGATACTAGATAATTAGGTTGGTTGTCCATTATCATCATAGCTATGTATCGATGAGTGTGGATTATGTAGCTTCAAATGATTAGTATGTGTAGGAAACATATCCTTTTAATTGTTGCTATAATTTTTATCTTGTACAGTTTTGAAGTAGCATGTGCCCGAGGGACCTATGGTACTTAAAGTTAGATATTCCTTTCAGATTTAAAATTGTTAGGACAAAGCATTCTAGTGTTTTTACATTATTGAGACGAAGTGGAACCTTTACTGTGAGAAAATGCAGGGCTTCTCTATGGAAAACTTCATTGACAGTCTGGTTGCATTTGAGAGCCTTGTGGTTGCTTTTGAACCGAACTCTGGAGAGCTTTAACATTGGACCACCACTCACCTACCTGCCTTCTCTGTTGGATGGCTTTCTTATACATGCAGCTTCTCTGATTCACATAGCTAAGGAGATCCTGAAAACTAGTACATTTTACATGCAATTATGAAGTCATTTGAGATCTAAACCAGTTTCATTATCTGATGATAGAAATTCACTAgtgatatttaattatatattttcttCTGGGGCTCATTCAGGATTTGCATTTTATCATAAATTTTGGCTATTGGGATAGAAAGTTTCGTTATCCGACCCAGTGTGCTCAATTGAATCCTGTAGGAATTTTCTGTTCAGAGGTTCCATAAAACTTGGGTGCCTTTCTTTCTGAAGTGGACATGTGCATATGTTAGTAGCAGGATTCAGTTCAAGTGTCCGAAGCTGAAGATATCTAGTCTGCTTATTACTGGGACAGTGATTGGCATTGCTGGGTATTCACTAGGTAAAAAGGCATGCTTTCATTTGAGTGAAACAGGGAAAGGGGCATGATTTGGTTTTTGGAGTTCGTGAGAGGCTCTGGCAGCCATCTAATGGTAATTCAATAgtcaattattattttttattttctagcTTACATAATGGGTTACAAAATGGGTTATTGGAACAACAGCTTTATAGTTGACATTATATTTGTTTGAATTGTTATATAGATTGTGAAATGTTAATGGATGGTTATGACATCATATTAATCCTTGTGAGGAATAGTATACCATACATGTCAAAATGGCATTGTAGGTTAAGTTCAAAGTAAACCAAATGAAGTGTGGTTGGTTCAGCATGATAAAATGTAGGGTAATTGGAGAAAATGTTTGAAGTTAGATTGCTTAATCATTATGATTAACTGCGGGATGTTGCACCACCCACCCTTGGAGCCCTCAACAAGCCTTTTAACTGCTGCTACTTAATTATTCAATAAGGAAAACGCTTAAATTAGAGAGGAAGGTTAGGAAAAGTAAAAGGATCGAGTATTATCATAGTTGAAATCAGTAAGGGAAAAGAAACGAGAGTAATTTTAAAGGAAAGGATTTACCAAAAtggttaaaaaaagaaaagataaaaatgaTATTTTACTATTTCAAGAGATACTCAATTTCCATGCCTTTTGTAgcttaaataaaaagtttttgtTATCTTACTTTTCTTCCCAATCCAATCCAAACATAGATTAGGGACACGGTAAATGGTGAAGGTGCAATTCTTCCCAATTTGGTCAAACTGTAATCAAGTGACCAAAGTTCTTGCAAAGCCAAAAACAAATAAAGGCTTTTTAACCATGATTTAGCCCAACAGCAAACAGGAACTTGACACTTCCATTGTCGAATTTCAAGTGAAATTTTCCTTCTGTCTTCCAACACATGGTATATACATGGTATATACATGGTTGGCCGATTTCAGTGGGTGAATTCATGCTTATCCACCATTTTTGATATCTGGTAACACCCCCAGTGCCACAAACTGTAGTCTCTCTCTTTATCCATCTTCCAATATATTGATGTGAATTGTGAACCCAACCTAAAGTTGCATGTCAAAAATCGAATTAGAATAAGTTTTAGAGAAGGAAAAACTCAAATTACCTTAGTCGAGTCCAACCAAATGCATAATTTTGAACGAATCTCAATGCCAAAAGAATAGGATTAGAATTATAGAGATATTTTAAGGCTTTGCTTGGTAGATTGGCAAGAAAATTAAAAgggtgaaaaataattttttttttctatgggTGTGCTTAGTAAAAGAGAtaagaaaatgagaaaaaaatcaCTCTATTTTTTCATCTATTGCTTGATACAGttaaaaatagaaagaaataaaataaaataaaatatttaaaaatgtataattttaaattaaacatatctttttattttctttcctctcATCATTTCAATTTGGAATGATTGATTTTTATTCATTGATATGAAAAATAATTTCTCTCTCttgtctttcattttttttttcttaaccaAGCAcacttaaaatttaattttttcccaATTTTTCACTTCCTCCTCCCATCGTTTACTTTTTCAACCAACCAGACATACGGTAAGAGATGAACAATAATGAAGATAAACAATTGCATTAATTCTTTTAAGGATAAACATAAAAGTATCATGCGTGAAAATATTAAAAGAACATTgataacttttattaatttattcttttttttatccacattaattttaaaattgaattttttttcaagttGATGCTTAATTTTTCTCAACTTTCTTTTGAGAGAATATTATATCATCACGTCAAGATTATATAAAAGTTATATAAAATGTTTTTTGTTACACTTAAACCTAATAATTTAATAAGGTAATGAATGTGTATTGGAgaagttattttaattaaatatctcCTTTTCTTTGGCATGAATATGATTAATTTTAGTTGTATTTTCCCTTGATGTGGACAGCTAATAATACAACACATTTCAtcccttttttttcattattttttcacTAGTTGGTATGGAACTCATATCTTAATCACATCACATCCTTTTTTTAACCCAtacatattaattatatattattctttctttttctttcagtTTCTCTTATATTTGTTTCCTTTTCCGtctattttctaaaaataaataaataaaaatattgaatttttcATAACTTAATAAAATGGGTTTTGTTGGAAGAAGAGTCCTTGCAAGTTACATGAGAGTGGGAGGTCACTTTCTTTAGGCAAAAGTTATTAAAACATGACAATTGTCACAACTAATTAATTGCTCCAAATATCGCTGATTATGTGGGTACATTAACATCATGATCTTCTCCATTCACCCACGTGATTGAGTGATCGGAATGTTTGATTTGTCACAAATACTTAGCCCTCAAAAACCCCATCCCATGCATCTTCCAAGAACCTGTGTGATAATACGTAAAGACCAACTCTTGAATTTCCAGCCACTAAGTTCTCACATCCTAAACATGACTTTTTCCCAGTTATTAgtttgaaagaaaaataataattagaaatcgattaaatcaattttaaaatatatatttttaatttttatgaattttttatttttatctattaaattacttatttaattttttaataattttattatagattataatCATATCTTTTTTAAACATGATATTTAGAATTATTAATAGTCACTCCTCAATCTTTCAATAGGAATATAATACGCTTCAATGTACTCAAATTTATGTTATCTTACATTGAAAACCGATACCGGTGAATAATGTATTAAATTTTAAACCTGGTGCAAAAGACAATGTAGCCATCGGGTTGGTCAAAGTCCAACACGCAAACCACTTTACTTGGTTGGAATTTGGAAATAGAGAAAATTCATTGATTGGCGGCGAAACATGGAAGAGTTTGGTATCTTGTTTTTGAAAGCACTTAGCCTTTTCAAATACTCGCTTCTGCATCATTAAACAGCATGTTCTGTAGCACGTAGAAAACGCTctcttccctaatttccttattAATAAGCATCAACGTAACTTAAACCCAAAATAAAGGTTCCCCCTTAAAGTTGGAtttattaactaattaattaaataaatggcAGTTTTGACTTTCTATTCTCTATGTGACCTTCCCATCGCTTTTTCCAGTGGTCTAGAAAGCCAGCCACCTCCTCACAATACATTCATTCATAAATTCCACTCAGCTGACTCACACGTTTCTCCATTCGTTTTGCCTCTTTCTCTTTCTAGAATTTTCATCACTTCTTCGTTTTATCGATCATCATCTGTTTTATTACAAAAGCTTTCCATTGGGTTAGTTCTTTAATAGCTAAAAAGTTATAATCTGCAAGTCCAGCTTGCTGTGTGGAATTTAGATTTCTCCCAAGTGTCTtgtttgttcttttctttttgtcCATCTGCATTGGCATCTCTTGTCCTCAAAGAAAAGAACTGTCAGAAAAGAAAAATCCCTTTTCTTCTCTGCAAGGCTTTGTTTTGagtttccatatatatatatatatatatatacaaaactcTCGGACTAAACTCCCTTTTTGGCAAATATGAAGGGTGAAAACAGCAATCAATCCATCTCTTATTGGAAGCTCTTTAATGCACAAATGCATTTCTTCAATGTCCTCTCTTATTTTTTACTATTTGGGTGCGGCCTCTCTCTTGGAGTCATACTCAGTTTTCATCTCAAAAACTATTCTCTTGCTTTACATATCACACAGTTACCTTTGAGTACAAGATCAGCGTCAACATTGGCTCAGCCGCCGCCCTCCCAACCATTTAATCCGGTTTCTGGAACCTCTCATGGTGACCGCATTGGATTAACAGAATTTCTCGAGCCACCACATGTGATGCATGACATGGATGATAAAGAGCTACTATGGAGGGCTTCTTTGGCTCCTCGAATCCCACAATATCCATTCCATCGAGTTCCAAAAGTTGCTTTCTTGTTCTTGACAAAAGGGCCTGTTCCATTAGCTCCTTTGTGGGAGAAATTCTTCAAAGGGCATCCAGGGCTGTATTCCATCTATGTCCACTCCGATCCATCTTTCAACTTAACAGAGCCTGAAGGCTCAGTGTTCCATGGCAGAAGAATTCCCAGCAAGGTTAGATTTTAATTTtccatttcctttttttttcatatatGTCAGCATATATTATATTCACTCTCGTCTGATAATAAATCCTGCCATTAAACAACATTGTAGATAATGGTAAAAAGGTATTTATTGTGAACATGGAAATTCAATGCGTACGCTATTTTTAGGAAGCATCTGTTTTTTGTTGTTCTTCGATTAATATTATACATGTACAAAAACACACTTTTGGGctaataaaacaaatataaaattcaTTTAGGCCGGCAATGAATTCTTAAGAATTCACCATTGGCTCCAGATTTTGGCTCTATTGAAGTTGCCATTCTTTTTCGATATTTACAGTCACTTTATTTGCTTTCCCTTATTTTTGACCCTTTTTTGGATCCAAAAGGCTTTAAACTGTGTTGCCTTGAATTTCCATTAATCAAACAactttttcttaatttagtaGTGGAACCCATTTGTACTTACAACGAAAAGATAAGAATGATCCATGCCCTAAATTTGATGACAATAAATCATTAAAGCACCATGTGCATACTTTATAAACACAACAGTGAAAGGTAGGCATATGTAAGATGCCCTATATTAAAAGCATTACAGCACAGCCAACCGGGTCCTACATGTTACtgttaatttgtgattttatcaATGACGTgaagcttatttttattttggcatTACCTGATGATGCATGCAGGAAGTTGAATGGGGGAATGTGAACATGATCGAAGCCGAGCGCCGGCTTCTAGCCAATGCACTGATGGATTACTCTAACCAAAGATTTGTTCTTCTATCCGAAGCATGTATTCCACTCTTTAACTTCTCCACTGTCTACTCTTACC encodes:
- the LOC108475692 gene encoding glycosyltransferase BC10-like, with product MKGENSNQSISYWKLFNAQMHFFNVLSYFLLFGCGLSLGVILSFHLKNYSLALHITQLPLSTRSASTLAQPPPSQPFNPVSGTSHGDRIGLTEFLEPPHVMHDMDDKELLWRASLAPRIPQYPFHRVPKVAFLFLTKGPVPLAPLWEKFFKGHPGLYSIYVHSDPSFNLTEPEGSVFHGRRIPSKEVEWGNVNMIEAERRLLANALMDYSNQRFVLLSEACIPLFNFSTVYSYLINSTQSFVESYDLPGPVGRGRYSRRMRPQVTIQQWRKGAQWFEMDRDLAIEVVSDQIYFPVFQKYCKGACYADEHYLPTFVTMKFANKNSNRTLTWVDWSKGGPHPAKFIRANVTVEFLERLRSQSQCQYNGNATDICHLFARKFSPDALYRLLKFAPKVMQFHE